The stretch of DNA CAACTGCTAATACCATGTTCTGTCACGTGAAATTTTTAAGGTTATGTTTCGCACAGTGGAATTATTTTTAACGCCGGTTTTCATTGaaaaattttctatattttcttcttctacGTATTTATCAAGCTGgaaaattattgaataatggAACAGAAAAGTGAAACTAACAATAAAACATGGAGCGAAGAGGAACGTTTGGCGCTTGCCGCGAAATTGGATGCTGAATTAGACGAGTTTATAAACAATTTGGAGAAAAAGAGTTATACCGAAGGATGGCCGGAGGATCAATGGGAAAAGGAAATGGAAAAGCATCCTTTCTTCATGAAGAAACCACCAGAACCTGGCGAAGAACTGTCTCCTTTGATGGAGGGTTTGCAACAACTTAAATACGGAGAAGATGAAAATACACCCGAGGGTTTGATACAATTTATTTctacttgcatttttattctccATACGATGTAGTTTTAGGcttgtgttttttttttatagaattAGCAAATAATTATAAAGAGGATGGAAATTTTAATTACAAGTATAAAAAGTATCGATTAGCTGTTCTGAGTTACACAGAGGGTATAAGAACTAAGTGTAAAGACGTTGAGTTAATGGCTCAGCTTTACAACAATAGGGCAGCTGCACAGTTTATGTTAAAAAATTATCGGTATATAGATatattgaaaattaataaattattgagTTAGCTCTAGAAAAGATTTCTGTTACTTCAATTAAAATTACAGATCGAGTTTAAATGATTCTAAACATGCCCTGAAACTGAAACCCAATTATCCAAAAGCTTTAAATAGAGCTGCCACTTGTTGTTTTCATATTAAAGACTACGACCAATGCATTGATCTCTGTGATCAGTTTCTTGATCATTCCCCAACAGATAAGACAATATTAAGTTTGAAGTCACAAGCTGTAAATGCAAGAGTAAGAGTTTATTTCTATATCAATTTTTCAGAGATGTTTAAATATAAAACATAATTTTGGTATTAATAGGAACagttaaaaagaaataaaagaaagCAGGATAGATTAGAGAAACAAATGAATAAGGAAGAAGAAGAGCTAATAAGTATCATTAAGAATAAGGGAATTAATTTGGAATTAGTTGATGGAAAGAAAAATCCAGACCTTAAAGATTTAGAGCCTCAAGTTCCGCAAATAGCACAGAGTAGAGTCCACCTCGATGCAGAAAATAAACTTGTTTGGCCAGTAATGATCTTATATCCAGAAACACATCAGACAGACTTCATACAGAATTTTCATGAGGATACACTGtgggtttttacatcatataattgTTTGAAACGTTAAGAGCCATATTTATTCGATAATTTTGTCTACTTAGATTAACAGAACAGTTGGAACAGCTCTTTAGCGAACCACCTGAGTGGGACACGCAACATCGTTACACGCTTCaaaatataaatgtatattTTGAGGGTAAAGACAAATGTTCTATACATAAAGTGAACATACTAGACTCTTTGGGAAAGATCTTACAAGATAAGCGGTAAATTCAGACATTAAAATCTAGTAAGAAAAATAcctaaattaaaataatataatttttgaaaatgaaTTTCAGATTCATTGTACGTGGAGGAACCCCAGCATTTCTAATACTCGTGAAATCTAGTGAAGCAGAAAAACGATTTTTAGCTAACTAttaattctatttatttgtaaatAAATTTCTTGTTAGAATAAGAATATAGTATCTTTGGTATATCAATAAAAAAACTCTAAAATATTGAATTGTAtctctaattaaaaataatgattCATAAGAACCCATAGACCTCAGTTCCCCTTCAGTTCCTAACTACAGATTACCGTAAAGAAGGCAAATTAATTTAGCATGCACTCGACTAAGTAGCACAATAGTTGCAACCGTTCGATCATTCTTTGTCCCTTTTTAACGAACAGAAATTCGCGGCAAGTGGGCCCCACTAGGCGCCATGCATGGGACCGGCAAAGGAGAGGCGAGGCAAGCGCGAGAGGTGGTGCCACCTGCAGCACCTGCCAGAGCCAGGTGGGCATAAAGAGTCAGGGCCTCGGCCAGAAATTCAGTTCAAGAGACGCTGTAGAACGCGCGGCCAGATCTCGAGTCAGTCATTCGCGAAATTGTTACATCGAAATTGTGTTAGTACGGTGACGAAAAGAGTGCTGTGCCTAAGATACTATCAGAATCAAAAAGAAGGACTGTGTTCTTTGCCAGTGGATGTTGAAGGTCACTCGGTTCAAGTTTGAATCGAGAGGCAAGGGGACCTCCGTGGCGTGGGAGAGAAGCGGAACGAGGCCCAAACGATGCCAAAGCAATGCAGGCAAATATTTTTTACTCTTACATCCTCCTTTTCTTGCGATCGTTCCACTAACCGAAGTCTGATCAATTATACGCTTGATTCAATGGTTAGTTTCTAGACCAATAGCTTCCTAGTCACGTATTTGACCAACGAAGAACAGTTTCTTCGGTGAAAAAAGAATTTGGTATGTTTGATCATGGATTGTTCGAGATTAATTGAATAGATATTGTTTTCTTGGAAGTTTACTGAACTAGTAATTGTAGAATTTGGGTTCCTTGCCTTGGTTAAAGTGGGTGAATAGTACATTACTTTAATTAGGAGAATTTGATATACATCCTTCTTCCATGGAAATTATTTTCACTGTTCCCCTGTGATTCTTCACAGACTTCGATAGATCTATTGTTCTGTTATTTGAAATACGGCAAAAACGATGAACGTCGTGGTCTATTAATACTGTCGGCTCGATAAAAATCGCGCATCCGGGTTCGATAGTTTTCGACAGCACCGGTCACGAAAGAGCGGATAGGAAATAAAGAAGAACTGCATTCATGAAGTGAATCAGAGTCGGATACGCTAGAACTGACGTGATGTTATTAGTACATACCGATGAGACAATGGCGTGTGTTAAATTATTCATGAGGTCATTGTTGCATCCTAACACAGATTCAAACAGAAGCCAGTTGAAGCGTGATGAAATCGCTGCGTTTGACACTTCGAAATGCGACCGAAATTGCCAGTAATTTCCATCGCGTTAGCCTTAATCGAATTTCTTCCTCGCCGAGGAAAAAAAAATGATCCGTATTAGTCTTGAACGAACCTCGCCTCGCGGGAGATGCTCTGCAATCGAATTATCTTTGGATGAACCGTAAGGGAATTACATTTTTCGATGATGTATACTCTTTCTATCTTTCTCCTGTCTTTTTTCTTCCTTTCGTTCTTTGCCTCGCAAGATGGTTGTCCTCGGATCAAGCGATCCCATTTGGCTGGGATAAAAGAGAAACGGGAACTCGTCGATCTTCGTTCTCAATTAATTCATTTAATTCAATCGGTAATTAACCCTT from Calliopsis andreniformis isolate RMS-2024a chromosome 2, iyCalAndr_principal, whole genome shotgun sequence encodes:
- the Dpit47 gene encoding DNA polymerase interacting tpr containing protein of 47kD, which codes for MEQKSETNNKTWSEEERLALAAKLDAELDEFINNLEKKSYTEGWPEDQWEKEMEKHPFFMKKPPEPGEELSPLMEGLQQLKYGEDENTPEELANNYKEDGNFNYKYKKYRLAVLSYTEGIRTKCKDVELMAQLYNNRAAAQFMLKNYRSSLNDSKHALKLKPNYPKALNRAATCCFHIKDYDQCIDLCDQFLDHSPTDKTILSLKSQAVNAREQLKRNKRKQDRLEKQMNKEEEELISIIKNKGINLELVDGKKNPDLKDLEPQVPQIAQSRVHLDAENKLVWPVMILYPETHQTDFIQNFHEDTLLTEQLEQLFSEPPEWDTQHRYTLQNINVYFEGKDKCSIHKVNILDSLGKILQDKRFIVRGGTPAFLILVKSSEAEKRFLANY